One Lytechinus variegatus isolate NC3 chromosome 11, Lvar_3.0, whole genome shotgun sequence DNA segment encodes these proteins:
- the LOC121423724 gene encoding spliceosome-associated protein CWC27 homolog — MSNIYIQEPPTNGKVLLKTSCGELDIELWSKEAPKACRNFVQLCMEGYYDGTIFHRIIRNFMAQGGDPTGTGEGGESIYGHPFRDEFHSRLRFVRRGLVAMANAGPHDNGSQFFITLGPCVHLQGKHTIFGKIAGNTIYNAVKLGEVDIGADDRPVYPPKIKATQVLANPFDDIIPRQLKKRHEKEEKKSKSKSKATKNFSLLSFGEEAEEDEEETVVASQSMKNKSKSMHDLVKDPNLSSVPAVEIEREEKSSPEERLHPKHLESDDEGDEEEEEEREEHERRRRDKKKEANDKKKEMTDKIRSKLTKEKKKPEDMVKEPPTEEKPLSRKEELQEESRKLKEELRDSRKRKQKQESNQEQAEIKRDEPKKDEMSGKGDELDEFHAQKKKFKAMRKSMAKKGSSREEQTLALLAKFQNKLHSAILSKKPEPEKEEEEEKEEGEYREGEEEMKEEGEEEEGDDWLVHSLQFDSHENKVKDANVKDSDTFTIFDPRNPMNKRRREDSKQKKKDRR; from the exons ATGAGTAATATATACATCCAAGAGCCACCAACCAATGGGAAG GTTCTCCTCAAGACATCATGTGGAGAGTTAGACATAGAGCTGTGGTCCAAAGAGGCACCCAAGGCATGCAGGAACTTTGTCCAGCTCTGCATGGAAGGCTACTACGATGGCACCATCTTCCATCGCATCATCAGGAACTTCATGGCGCAAGGAGGGGACCCCACAGGAACGGGTGAAGGGGGAGAGTCCATCTACGGCCATCCATTCAGG GATGAATTTCACTCCAGATTAAGATTTGTGAGGAGAGgtcttgttgccatggcaaaTGCTGGACCACATGACAATGGTAGTCAATTTTTCATCACTCTTGGTCCTTGTGTGCATCTccaaggaaaacacaccatatTTGGAAAG ATTGCAGGCAATACGATATACAATGCAGTGAAGCTTGGTGAAGTGGACATTGGAGCGGACGATAGACCGGTTTATCCTCCCAAGATAAAAGCCACTCAG GTCCTTGCTAATCCATTTGATGACATCATACCCCGGCAGCTGAAGAAGAGACAtgagaaggaagaaaagaagtcAAAAAGCAAATCGAAGGCCACAAA AAACTTCAGCCTTCTTTCGTTCGGGGAAGAGGCAGAAGAGGATGAAGAGGAAACCGTGGTAGCCAGTCAATCGATGAAGAACAAAAGCAAGAGCATGCATGACTTGGTGAAGGATCCCAATCTGAGCTCAGTCCCAGCAGTCGAGATAGAAAG agaagAGAAATCATCTCCAGAGGAGAGATTGCATCCCAAGCATCTAGAATccgatgatgaaggtgatgaagaggaggaggaggagagagaaGAGCATGAGAGAAGGAGACGGGATAAGAAGAAAGAAGCAAATGACAAGAAGAAGGAAATGACTGACAAGATTCGCTCGAAACTCacaaaggagaaaaagaagccGGAGGATATGGTCAAGGAGCCGCCGACAGAGGAGAAACCATTATCAAGAAA GGAAGAACTGCAAGAAGAATCAAGAAAGCTGAAGGAAGAGTTACGAGAtagtagaaaaagaaaacaaaagcagGAATCCAATCAAGAACAGGCTGAAATAAAGAGAGATGAACCAAAGAAAg ATGAAATGTCAGGCAAGGGAGATGAACTGGATGAGTTTCATGCCCAGAAGAAAAAGTTCAAAGCGATGAGAAAGTCGATGGCCAAGAAGGGCTCTAGTAGGGAAGAACAG ACATTGGCATTGTTGGCCAAGTTCCAGAACAAACTGCATTCAGCCATCTTGAGTAAGAAACCGGAACcagagaaggaagaagaagaagagaaggaggaaGGAGAATACAGGGAAGGGGAAGAAGAGATGAAGgaggaaggagaggaagaggaaggagaTGATTG